Proteins encoded together in one Pleurocapsa sp. PCC 7319 window:
- a CDS encoding IS1 family transposase, producing the protein MTIKAYDPSLIHRLFPRYCPCQNCSYYLDLDNYITLDGTYSVKNDSRKRQRLYCHGGEHRFSETAYSNLFGHHGSFQEYVQTAKMSGYGLSTEQIADVLERDERTICSWQKALSYKCKSFHLALCSLIGLTLISIQMDEIWSYLKKKKRQLWLFITLESKTKFWVNFELGSRTSHTAHRLLKNLVYLMPWGFEHFLLVTTDKLAAYEKAISSHFQKVRYAYLQIVKQRRKKRLVTVKQRIVKGQESDFGNKTKNTSYIERFNLTLRQKISYLQRKTLGYCKHQKNFQQILWINLFDYNYRQSHKSLRQDLTGESEKFKRRYQHFTPGMKMGLTTTQLEWRDLILAPIPENAHKFSTSTVL; encoded by the coding sequence ATGACAATTAAAGCTTACGATCCCTCACTCATTCATCGACTGTTCCCTCGCTACTGCCCTTGTCAAAACTGTTCCTATTACTTGGACTTAGATAATTACATTACTCTTGATGGGACATATTCCGTCAAAAATGATAGTCGAAAACGACAAAGACTTTACTGTCATGGAGGAGAACATCGCTTTTCCGAGACTGCATATTCCAATTTATTTGGACATCATGGCAGTTTTCAAGAATATGTTCAAACGGCCAAAATGTCTGGCTATGGTTTAAGTACAGAACAAATTGCCGATGTTTTAGAACGAGACGAGCGAACCATCTGCTCATGGCAAAAAGCTTTAAGTTATAAATGCAAAAGCTTTCATTTGGCTTTGTGTTCCTTAATCGGGCTAACTTTGATATCCATTCAAATGGATGAAATCTGGTCTTATTTAAAGAAAAAGAAACGTCAGTTGTGGTTATTTATTACGTTAGAATCAAAGACTAAATTCTGGGTTAACTTCGAGTTAGGCTCTCGCACCTCTCATACTGCTCATCGTCTTCTTAAAAATCTAGTTTACCTAATGCCTTGGGGGTTTGAGCATTTCCTTTTAGTCACAACAGATAAACTGGCAGCTTATGAGAAGGCGATCTCCAGCCATTTCCAGAAAGTTCGCTACGCCTATCTTCAAATTGTCAAACAACGCCGAAAAAAGAGGCTCGTAACGGTTAAACAAAGGATCGTCAAAGGTCAAGAGAGTGATTTCGGCAACAAGACCAAGAATACTTCTTACATCGAAAGATTTAATCTAACTTTGAGACAAAAAATCTCTTATCTACAGCGCAAAACCCTCGGCTACTGTAAACATCAGAAGAACTTTCAGCAGATCTTATGGATTAATTTATTTGATTATAACTATCGTCAATCTCATAAAAGTCTACGTCAAGACTTAACTGGTGAGTCTGAGAAATTCAAACGTCGCTATCAACATTTTACTCCAGGGATGAAAATGGGTCTGACTACAACTCAGTTAGAATGGCGGGATTTGATTCTTGCACCCATCCCTGAAAATGCCCATAAATTCTCGACCTCCACTGTTTTGTAG
- a CDS encoding Ig-like domain-containing protein: MDNGDNLTYKLDATVSTFQTSTGENKFFDVFSIDSSKTLTLGYANGITGTATVKVKVTDNANESVKTSFDISIADPNEETTSADTLTTADDTVTTDKNTSVTILATELLSNDTGNDLSIVGVDNAVNGTAVVDDSGNVNFTPNANFNGNASFDYTVTDGTNNGTASVNVVVNAADSAPVLTSPIPNITVATNASNSVIAIADYFSDFEDGDNLAYSFGISSSIQGGTSNKFFDHFSFDPATKSLILDYADGVVGTSTIRVIATDSNNQSVETDFVVSVVDSVGEISNEATLTAVDDSISTSEDTPVTVLASELFGNDIGGNLSISSVDSPFGGTAILDESGNVKFTPAADFYGNASFEYTISDGSSTATGLVSVDIAAVDDAPALTKTIPNLVLTQNAPNSLVQLADYFEDAESGDNLAYSLGASSSIQSSSSGRFFDGLTLAQDKALTLNYADGVIGKSTIIIKVADSNNQSLETNFTVSVIDVDVQGDILLGGNGNDYLVGKQGNDTLNSGSGNDYLAGGAGSDRFVLNSSNQGVDTIADFAVEDDALVLSANGFGGNLTVGMVSSEMFTVGTAATSSEHRFIYDAGSGDLAYDSDGTGDDEQVKIANLTNVPTLAHSNLIVER, from the coding sequence GTGGACAATGGCGATAACTTAACCTATAAGCTTGATGCAACCGTTTCTACTTTTCAAACTAGCACTGGTGAGAACAAATTTTTCGACGTTTTCTCCATTGATAGTAGCAAAACCCTTACTCTAGGCTACGCTAACGGTATCACTGGAACTGCTACAGTCAAGGTTAAAGTTACCGATAATGCCAATGAGTCAGTGAAAACTAGTTTTGATATTTCCATTGCCGATCCAAATGAAGAGACAACAAGTGCAGACACTCTTACCACTGCTGACGATACGGTTACGACTGATAAAAACACGTCTGTAACGATTTTAGCTACCGAACTACTTAGTAACGATACGGGAAATGACCTGAGTATTGTTGGAGTGGATAATGCAGTCAACGGCACGGCAGTTGTTGATGATTCAGGGAACGTTAATTTTACTCCTAATGCCAACTTTAATGGAAATGCCAGCTTTGACTACACCGTTACAGACGGCACAAATAACGGCACGGCATCTGTAAATGTTGTGGTTAATGCTGCTGATTCTGCTCCTGTTCTTACTAGTCCCATTCCTAATATTACAGTTGCCACAAATGCCTCTAATAGCGTTATTGCGATCGCTGACTACTTTTCAGATTTTGAAGATGGGGATAATTTAGCTTACTCTTTTGGTATATCCTCTTCAATTCAAGGTGGTACAAGCAACAAATTCTTCGATCATTTTTCGTTTGATCCCGCGACTAAATCGTTAATCTTAGACTACGCTGATGGGGTTGTTGGAACTTCTACTATCAGAGTTATAGCCACTGACAGTAATAATCAATCTGTTGAGACAGATTTTGTCGTTTCCGTTGTGGATTCAGTTGGTGAAATATCAAATGAAGCAACCCTTACTGCGGTTGATGATTCAATTTCCACAAGCGAAGATACACCCGTAACCGTGTTGGCAAGCGAACTATTTGGTAACGATATCGGTGGCAATTTAAGTATTAGCAGTGTAGATAGTCCGTTTGGTGGAACTGCAATCTTAGATGAATCGGGCAATGTTAAATTTACCCCTGCTGCTGATTTTTATGGGAATGCTAGCTTCGAGTATACCATTAGCGACGGTAGCTCTACTGCTACTGGTTTAGTGTCAGTTGATATTGCTGCCGTTGATGATGCCCCTGCTCTTACCAAAACTATTCCCAATCTTGTTCTAACTCAAAATGCTCCTAATAGCCTTGTTCAGCTTGCCGATTATTTTGAAGATGCAGAAAGTGGTGACAATTTAGCTTATTCTCTTGGTGCTTCTTCTTCTATCCAAAGTAGCTCTAGCGGTAGATTCTTTGATGGTTTAACCCTTGCTCAAGACAAGGCTTTGACTCTAAACTATGCTGATGGTGTAATTGGCAAATCGACTATTATCATCAAAGTCGCTGATAGCAATAATCAATCTCTTGAGACGAACTTTACTGTTTCGGTGATAGATGTTGATGTTCAAGGAGATATTTTACTTGGCGGCAACGGCAATGACTATCTTGTCGGAAAACAGGGGAATGATACTTTAAATAGTGGGTCAGGAAACGACTATCTAGCAGGTGGTGCAGGTTCCGATCGTTTTGTCCTCAATAGTTCCAACCAAGGAGTAGATACTATTGCTGACTTTGCAGTTGAAGATGATGCTTTGGTACTGTCTGCTAATGGTTTTGGTGGAAATCTTACGGTAGGTATGGTTAGTAGTGAAATGTTTACAGTCGGTACTGCTGCTACAAGTAGCGAGCATCGCTTTATTTATGATGCTGGTAGTGGCGATCTTGCTTATGACAGTGATGGAACAGGAGACGATGAGCAGGTTAAAATCGCTAACCTCACTAACGTTCCTACCTTAGCTCATAGCAATCTAATAGTTGAACGGTAG
- a CDS encoding IS4 family transposase, producing MNQTKNSITEKCDFGDQRLTKRAMFIESRLSLKYGKPLSEIFERASDLKRAYEFFANPKTSLSSVCQPYHLQTAAQIKALPIVLAVGDTTYLDYKKILDKRAEYGPIGNGGNGLILHSTLALDADNGQPIGLLTEKLWHREHEEKGENLTKKQRKKKQAEARKRPIEEKESYKWIEALKEVEKLLKISVPEPTRPKIIHVFDREGDIAEVFAQVSKTSNTGLVVRAAHNRALEGENSYLWSWLPSQPIKMEVAIELAKTKQRTERIAVLAIRYAPIKLRSPARIKEPESFEVYGVYAVEIDPPEGCERVEWMILTTEPVTNEEQAQTILRWYTYRWRIEEYHKILKSGCKAESYRLSGNSMQVLLGFLTNIAAQLLKMTYLNRTEPEAPASSVLNEVQLEVLAAKGRKSVPVVDLTVAWAMQAVARLGGYLSHRKKSNIGITVLWRGFLELQSLCEGWQLRSHFKV from the coding sequence ATGAATCAGACCAAAAATTCAATAACGGAAAAATGCGACTTTGGAGATCAACGTTTAACCAAAAGGGCGATGTTCATCGAATCAAGATTATCGTTAAAATATGGCAAGCCACTCTCAGAGATTTTTGAGAGAGCAAGTGACCTGAAAAGAGCTTATGAATTCTTTGCCAATCCGAAAACTAGCTTAAGCAGTGTGTGCCAACCCTATCATCTTCAAACAGCAGCTCAGATTAAAGCACTCCCCATCGTATTAGCAGTGGGAGATACAACCTATCTCGATTACAAAAAAATCCTCGACAAAAGAGCCGAATATGGACCGATTGGCAATGGGGGAAATGGACTAATTCTACATAGCACCTTAGCCCTTGATGCCGACAATGGACAACCAATAGGATTACTAACAGAAAAACTGTGGCATCGAGAGCATGAAGAAAAAGGGGAAAATCTAACGAAGAAACAGAGGAAGAAAAAACAAGCAGAAGCCAGAAAACGCCCAATTGAAGAGAAAGAATCTTATAAATGGATAGAAGCTCTCAAAGAAGTCGAAAAACTCTTAAAAATCTCCGTTCCAGAGCCTACAAGGCCCAAAATTATCCATGTATTTGACCGAGAAGGGGACATTGCGGAAGTCTTTGCTCAAGTCAGTAAAACCTCAAATACAGGGTTAGTAGTAAGAGCAGCACATAATCGAGCACTTGAGGGAGAAAACAGTTATCTATGGTCATGGCTACCATCCCAACCGATCAAGATGGAAGTAGCGATAGAACTAGCCAAAACCAAACAGAGGACAGAGCGAATCGCAGTTTTGGCAATTAGATATGCACCTATTAAACTTCGTAGTCCCGCCAGAATTAAAGAACCAGAATCTTTTGAAGTTTATGGGGTTTATGCCGTAGAAATTGACCCCCCAGAGGGCTGTGAACGCGTAGAATGGATGATCTTGACTACAGAACCCGTTACAAATGAGGAACAGGCACAAACCATTTTACGGTGGTACACTTACCGTTGGCGAATTGAAGAATATCATAAAATTCTCAAGTCAGGATGTAAGGCGGAAAGCTATCGTCTATCTGGAAATAGTATGCAGGTATTATTAGGATTTTTAACAAATATTGCGGCACAATTGTTAAAAATGACTTATTTAAATCGAACCGAACCAGAAGCACCGGCATCTTCGGTTTTAAATGAGGTACAACTTGAGGTTTTAGCTGCCAAAGGAAGAAAATCAGTCCCCGTAGTAGATTTGACGGTAGCCTGGGCGATGCAAGCTGTAGCTCGTTTGGGCGGTTACTTGAGTCATCGAAAGAAAAGTAATATTGGTATTACCGTTTTATGGCGCGGATTTTTAGAATTGCAATCTTTGTGTGAAGGATGGCAATTACGCTCCCATTTTAAAGTTTAG